One genomic region from Salvia hispanica cultivar TCC Black 2014 chromosome 2, UniMelb_Shisp_WGS_1.0, whole genome shotgun sequence encodes:
- the LOC125207514 gene encoding long chain acyl-CoA synthetase 6, peroxisomal-like isoform X3 encodes MGKWNVYRSARSPLKLVDRFPDHPEIGSLHDIFVHSVESFQDYKYLGTRIRIDGTVGDYKWMTYGEAGTARSAIGSGLRHHGLQSGACVGLYFINRPEWMVVDHACSAFSYISVPLYDTLGPDAVKYIVNHAEIQAIFCVPSTLNTLLRFLSEIPSVRVIVVVGGVDEHLPSLPSATGVKLVSYTMLLSQGSSNMHPFCPPRPEDVATICYTSGTTGTPKGVVLSHGNLISSAAGMTLSIKFYSSDIYISYLPLAHIYERANQIMSAYYGVAVGFYQGDNLKLMDDLAALRPTIFSSVPRLYNRIYAGITNAVKSSGVLRERLFNAAYNSKRQAVMNGRKPSPMWDSLVFNKIKDKLGGRVRYLTSGASPLSPDVMEFLRVCFGCPVIEGYGMTETSCVISTMDEDDNLTGHVGSPNPACEIKLVDVPEMSYTSEDQPHPRGEICVRGHIIFQGYYKDEVQTREVVDDEGWLHTGDIGLWLPGGRLKIIDRKKNIFKLAQGEYIAPEKIENVYAKCKFVAQCFVYGDSLNSYLVAVICVDPDVLKEWAASENIKYEDLGQLCADPRAKAAVLADMDAVGREAQLRGFEFVKAITLVPEPFTLENGLLTPTFKVKRPQAKEYFAQAIARMYAELLTSDPTGAPQKMF; translated from the exons ATGGGGAAGTGGAATGTGTACAG ATCTGCCCGTTCTCCATTGAAGCTTGTTGATAGATTCCCTGATCATCCAGAGATTGGCTCGTTGCATGATATTTTTGT ACACTCAGTTGAAAGTTTCCAAGACTACAAATATTTGGGTACACGCATACGGATAGATGGGACTGTTGGAGA TTACAAATGGATGACATATGGAGAGGCAGGTACTGCTCGATCAGCAATAGGTTCAGGACTTCGGCATCATGGATTACAATCA GGAGCCTGTGTTGgactttattttatcaataggCCAGAATGGATGGTTGTGGATCACGCCTGCTCAGCATTTTCGTACATATCAGTTCCTTTATATGACACCCTTG GTCCTGATGCTGTTAAGTATATTGTGAATCATGCTGAGATACAGGCCATTTTCTGTGTGCCAAGTACCTTAAACACT CTACTAAGGTTCCTGTCAGAGATTCCTTCTGTACGTGTAATAGTG GTAGTTGGAGGGGTAGATGAACATCTACCATCTCTACCATCTGCTACAGGAGTCAAGCTTGTTTCATACACAATGCTACTTAGTCAG GGTAGCAGTAACATGCATCCATTTTGCCCTCCCAGACCTGAAGATGTAGCCACTATATGCTATACGAGTGGTACCACTGGCACACCAAAG GGAGTTGTTCTATCGCATGGAAACTTGATATCAAGTGCTGCTGGCATGACCctttcaatcaaattttattcctCCGATAT TTACATATCTTATCTTCCCTTGGCACACATCTATGAACGAGCTAATCAAATCATGTCAGCATATTATGGAGTTGCTGTTGGCTTCTACCAGGGG GATAACTTGAAATTGATGGATGACTTAGCTGCTCTAAGGCCCACTATATTTTCCAGTGTTCCTCGTCTATACAACAGAATATATGCTGG AATAACTAATGCTGTTAAGTCTTCTGGTGTGCTGAGAGAGAGGTTATTTAATGCAGCCTACAATTCCAAGAGACAAGCTGTAATGAATG GTCGAAAGCCATCACCTATGTGGGATAGTCTGGTGTTCAATAAGATAAAGGATAAACTTGGTGGCCGTGTTCGTTACTTGACGTCAGGTGCTTCCCCGCTGTCTCCTGATGTGATGGAGTTCTTGAGGGT gtgcTTTGGCTGCCCAGTGATTGAAGGATATGGCATGACAGAAACTTCATGTGTCATCAGCACTATGGATGAGGATGACAACCTAACTGGTCACGTTGGGTCTCCCAACCCTGCATGTG AAATAAAGCTAGTTGATGTTCCCGAAATGAGTTATACCTCAGAGGATCAACCTCATCCTCGTGGGGAGATCTGTGTCAGAGGACATATCATTTTCCAAGGCTACTATAAAGATGAAGTTCAGAC GAGAGAAGTGGTTGATGATGAAGGTTGGCTGCATACAGGAGATATTGGACTATGGCTACCAGGTGGGCGCCTCAAGATTATTGATAG gaaaaagaatattttcaaGCTGGCGCAGGGCGAATACATAGCACCTGAGAAAATTGAGAATGTGTATGCAAAATGTAAATTTGTTGCACAATGCTTTGTGTACG GTGATAGCTTGAACTCCTATTTAGTTGCTGTGATCTGTGTGGATCCTGATGTGTTAAAGGAGTGGGCGGCATCAGAAAATATCAAG TATGAAGATCTAGGGCAACTTTGTGCTGATCCAAGAGCAAAGGCTGCTGTACTTGCTGACATGGATGCTGTCGGAAGAGAAGCTCAG TTAAGgggttttgaatttgtgaaaGCCATAACCTTAGTGCCCGAGCCGTTCACTTTGGAGAATGGCTTGTTGACTCCAACATTTAAG GTAAAACGCCCTCAAGCAAAAGAATATTTTGCGCAAGCAATAGCTCGCATGTACGCGGAGCTTTTGACATCTGATCCAACCGGTGCTCCACAAAAAATGTTCTGA
- the LOC125207514 gene encoding long chain acyl-CoA synthetase 6, peroxisomal-like isoform X1: MESSAERRLRLIQTHLIPDLDESSFPISANPTAGEFFIDQKYSVVLPERLQMGKWNVYRSARSPLKLVDRFPDHPEIGSLHDIFVHSVESFQDYKYLGTRIRIDGTVGDYKWMTYGEAGTARSAIGSGLRHHGLQSGACVGLYFINRPEWMVVDHACSAFSYISVPLYDTLGPDAVKYIVNHAEIQAIFCVPSTLNTLLRFLSEIPSVRVIVVVGGVDEHLPSLPSATGVKLVSYTMLLSQGSSNMHPFCPPRPEDVATICYTSGTTGTPKGVVLSHGNLISSAAGMTLSIKFYSSDIYISYLPLAHIYERANQIMSAYYGVAVGFYQGDNLKLMDDLAALRPTIFSSVPRLYNRIYAGITNAVKSSGVLRERLFNAAYNSKRQAVMNGRKPSPMWDSLVFNKIKDKLGGRVRYLTSGASPLSPDVMEFLRVCFGCPVIEGYGMTETSCVISTMDEDDNLTGHVGSPNPACEIKLVDVPEMSYTSEDQPHPRGEICVRGHIIFQGYYKDEVQTREVVDDEGWLHTGDIGLWLPGGRLKIIDRKKNIFKLAQGEYIAPEKIENVYAKCKFVAQCFVYGDSLNSYLVAVICVDPDVLKEWAASENIKYEDLGQLCADPRAKAAVLADMDAVGREAQLRGFEFVKAITLVPEPFTLENGLLTPTFKVKRPQAKEYFAQAIARMYAELLTSDPTGAPQKMF, from the exons ATGGAGTCGAGCGCTGAACGCCGCCTGAGATTGATTCAGACCCATCTCATTCCCGACCTCGATGAATCTTCGTTTCCGATCTCTGCCAATCCCACCGCCGGTGAATTCTTTATCG ACCAGAAGTACAGTGTAGTTCTTCCAGAGAGATTGCAAATGGGGAAGTGGAATGTGTACAG ATCTGCCCGTTCTCCATTGAAGCTTGTTGATAGATTCCCTGATCATCCAGAGATTGGCTCGTTGCATGATATTTTTGT ACACTCAGTTGAAAGTTTCCAAGACTACAAATATTTGGGTACACGCATACGGATAGATGGGACTGTTGGAGA TTACAAATGGATGACATATGGAGAGGCAGGTACTGCTCGATCAGCAATAGGTTCAGGACTTCGGCATCATGGATTACAATCA GGAGCCTGTGTTGgactttattttatcaataggCCAGAATGGATGGTTGTGGATCACGCCTGCTCAGCATTTTCGTACATATCAGTTCCTTTATATGACACCCTTG GTCCTGATGCTGTTAAGTATATTGTGAATCATGCTGAGATACAGGCCATTTTCTGTGTGCCAAGTACCTTAAACACT CTACTAAGGTTCCTGTCAGAGATTCCTTCTGTACGTGTAATAGTG GTAGTTGGAGGGGTAGATGAACATCTACCATCTCTACCATCTGCTACAGGAGTCAAGCTTGTTTCATACACAATGCTACTTAGTCAG GGTAGCAGTAACATGCATCCATTTTGCCCTCCCAGACCTGAAGATGTAGCCACTATATGCTATACGAGTGGTACCACTGGCACACCAAAG GGAGTTGTTCTATCGCATGGAAACTTGATATCAAGTGCTGCTGGCATGACCctttcaatcaaattttattcctCCGATAT TTACATATCTTATCTTCCCTTGGCACACATCTATGAACGAGCTAATCAAATCATGTCAGCATATTATGGAGTTGCTGTTGGCTTCTACCAGGGG GATAACTTGAAATTGATGGATGACTTAGCTGCTCTAAGGCCCACTATATTTTCCAGTGTTCCTCGTCTATACAACAGAATATATGCTGG AATAACTAATGCTGTTAAGTCTTCTGGTGTGCTGAGAGAGAGGTTATTTAATGCAGCCTACAATTCCAAGAGACAAGCTGTAATGAATG GTCGAAAGCCATCACCTATGTGGGATAGTCTGGTGTTCAATAAGATAAAGGATAAACTTGGTGGCCGTGTTCGTTACTTGACGTCAGGTGCTTCCCCGCTGTCTCCTGATGTGATGGAGTTCTTGAGGGT gtgcTTTGGCTGCCCAGTGATTGAAGGATATGGCATGACAGAAACTTCATGTGTCATCAGCACTATGGATGAGGATGACAACCTAACTGGTCACGTTGGGTCTCCCAACCCTGCATGTG AAATAAAGCTAGTTGATGTTCCCGAAATGAGTTATACCTCAGAGGATCAACCTCATCCTCGTGGGGAGATCTGTGTCAGAGGACATATCATTTTCCAAGGCTACTATAAAGATGAAGTTCAGAC GAGAGAAGTGGTTGATGATGAAGGTTGGCTGCATACAGGAGATATTGGACTATGGCTACCAGGTGGGCGCCTCAAGATTATTGATAG gaaaaagaatattttcaaGCTGGCGCAGGGCGAATACATAGCACCTGAGAAAATTGAGAATGTGTATGCAAAATGTAAATTTGTTGCACAATGCTTTGTGTACG GTGATAGCTTGAACTCCTATTTAGTTGCTGTGATCTGTGTGGATCCTGATGTGTTAAAGGAGTGGGCGGCATCAGAAAATATCAAG TATGAAGATCTAGGGCAACTTTGTGCTGATCCAAGAGCAAAGGCTGCTGTACTTGCTGACATGGATGCTGTCGGAAGAGAAGCTCAG TTAAGgggttttgaatttgtgaaaGCCATAACCTTAGTGCCCGAGCCGTTCACTTTGGAGAATGGCTTGTTGACTCCAACATTTAAG GTAAAACGCCCTCAAGCAAAAGAATATTTTGCGCAAGCAATAGCTCGCATGTACGCGGAGCTTTTGACATCTGATCCAACCGGTGCTCCACAAAAAATGTTCTGA
- the LOC125207514 gene encoding long chain acyl-CoA synthetase 6, peroxisomal-like isoform X2, producing MCTGGRFTLSLSARSPLKLVDRFPDHPEIGSLHDIFVHSVESFQDYKYLGTRIRIDGTVGDYKWMTYGEAGTARSAIGSGLRHHGLQSGACVGLYFINRPEWMVVDHACSAFSYISVPLYDTLGPDAVKYIVNHAEIQAIFCVPSTLNTLLRFLSEIPSVRVIVVVGGVDEHLPSLPSATGVKLVSYTMLLSQGSSNMHPFCPPRPEDVATICYTSGTTGTPKGVVLSHGNLISSAAGMTLSIKFYSSDIYISYLPLAHIYERANQIMSAYYGVAVGFYQGDNLKLMDDLAALRPTIFSSVPRLYNRIYAGITNAVKSSGVLRERLFNAAYNSKRQAVMNGRKPSPMWDSLVFNKIKDKLGGRVRYLTSGASPLSPDVMEFLRVCFGCPVIEGYGMTETSCVISTMDEDDNLTGHVGSPNPACEIKLVDVPEMSYTSEDQPHPRGEICVRGHIIFQGYYKDEVQTREVVDDEGWLHTGDIGLWLPGGRLKIIDRKKNIFKLAQGEYIAPEKIENVYAKCKFVAQCFVYGDSLNSYLVAVICVDPDVLKEWAASENIKYEDLGQLCADPRAKAAVLADMDAVGREAQLRGFEFVKAITLVPEPFTLENGLLTPTFKVKRPQAKEYFAQAIARMYAELLTSDPTGAPQKMF from the exons ATGTGTACAGGTGGAAGGTTTACTCTTTCCTT ATCTGCCCGTTCTCCATTGAAGCTTGTTGATAGATTCCCTGATCATCCAGAGATTGGCTCGTTGCATGATATTTTTGT ACACTCAGTTGAAAGTTTCCAAGACTACAAATATTTGGGTACACGCATACGGATAGATGGGACTGTTGGAGA TTACAAATGGATGACATATGGAGAGGCAGGTACTGCTCGATCAGCAATAGGTTCAGGACTTCGGCATCATGGATTACAATCA GGAGCCTGTGTTGgactttattttatcaataggCCAGAATGGATGGTTGTGGATCACGCCTGCTCAGCATTTTCGTACATATCAGTTCCTTTATATGACACCCTTG GTCCTGATGCTGTTAAGTATATTGTGAATCATGCTGAGATACAGGCCATTTTCTGTGTGCCAAGTACCTTAAACACT CTACTAAGGTTCCTGTCAGAGATTCCTTCTGTACGTGTAATAGTG GTAGTTGGAGGGGTAGATGAACATCTACCATCTCTACCATCTGCTACAGGAGTCAAGCTTGTTTCATACACAATGCTACTTAGTCAG GGTAGCAGTAACATGCATCCATTTTGCCCTCCCAGACCTGAAGATGTAGCCACTATATGCTATACGAGTGGTACCACTGGCACACCAAAG GGAGTTGTTCTATCGCATGGAAACTTGATATCAAGTGCTGCTGGCATGACCctttcaatcaaattttattcctCCGATAT TTACATATCTTATCTTCCCTTGGCACACATCTATGAACGAGCTAATCAAATCATGTCAGCATATTATGGAGTTGCTGTTGGCTTCTACCAGGGG GATAACTTGAAATTGATGGATGACTTAGCTGCTCTAAGGCCCACTATATTTTCCAGTGTTCCTCGTCTATACAACAGAATATATGCTGG AATAACTAATGCTGTTAAGTCTTCTGGTGTGCTGAGAGAGAGGTTATTTAATGCAGCCTACAATTCCAAGAGACAAGCTGTAATGAATG GTCGAAAGCCATCACCTATGTGGGATAGTCTGGTGTTCAATAAGATAAAGGATAAACTTGGTGGCCGTGTTCGTTACTTGACGTCAGGTGCTTCCCCGCTGTCTCCTGATGTGATGGAGTTCTTGAGGGT gtgcTTTGGCTGCCCAGTGATTGAAGGATATGGCATGACAGAAACTTCATGTGTCATCAGCACTATGGATGAGGATGACAACCTAACTGGTCACGTTGGGTCTCCCAACCCTGCATGTG AAATAAAGCTAGTTGATGTTCCCGAAATGAGTTATACCTCAGAGGATCAACCTCATCCTCGTGGGGAGATCTGTGTCAGAGGACATATCATTTTCCAAGGCTACTATAAAGATGAAGTTCAGAC GAGAGAAGTGGTTGATGATGAAGGTTGGCTGCATACAGGAGATATTGGACTATGGCTACCAGGTGGGCGCCTCAAGATTATTGATAG gaaaaagaatattttcaaGCTGGCGCAGGGCGAATACATAGCACCTGAGAAAATTGAGAATGTGTATGCAAAATGTAAATTTGTTGCACAATGCTTTGTGTACG GTGATAGCTTGAACTCCTATTTAGTTGCTGTGATCTGTGTGGATCCTGATGTGTTAAAGGAGTGGGCGGCATCAGAAAATATCAAG TATGAAGATCTAGGGCAACTTTGTGCTGATCCAAGAGCAAAGGCTGCTGTACTTGCTGACATGGATGCTGTCGGAAGAGAAGCTCAG TTAAGgggttttgaatttgtgaaaGCCATAACCTTAGTGCCCGAGCCGTTCACTTTGGAGAATGGCTTGTTGACTCCAACATTTAAG GTAAAACGCCCTCAAGCAAAAGAATATTTTGCGCAAGCAATAGCTCGCATGTACGCGGAGCTTTTGACATCTGATCCAACCGGTGCTCCACAAAAAATGTTCTGA